In the Streptomyces sp. NBC_00525 genome, one interval contains:
- a CDS encoding right-handed parallel beta-helix repeat-containing protein — protein MRKRHITRLVSIAAASAAGLAVAAPSAPAAGAGAALVVSPGQSIQAAVDAARPGDTVVVRPGTYRESVRISTPGITLRGSGDGTVVMPAEGRAASGDDCAGAGNGICVLGTRDATVDGVTIRSLRVTGFDRSGVWASWTDRLTVRSVTADANGVWGIAQQRSTRSDIRDSTARSNGDAGVFVANSVDEEGGATDTGGTRVRGNTLSDNRIGFTARRVRNLSVRDNTVTANCSGMFVVGDEGTPQAGDMAVRANRITGNNKFCAATDRLPAIQGSGIVLTGAAATEVRSNVIRDNVGDTPLSGGVVLFKSFVGAKNNDNTVSGNVVLGNRPADLADRDTGTGNRFTGNVCTTSAPAGMC, from the coding sequence CCCGCCTCGTGAGCATCGCGGCCGCATCGGCCGCCGGACTGGCCGTCGCGGCTCCCTCCGCGCCGGCCGCCGGCGCGGGCGCCGCACTCGTGGTGTCGCCGGGGCAGTCCATCCAGGCGGCGGTGGACGCCGCGCGGCCAGGCGACACCGTCGTCGTCCGGCCCGGCACCTATCGCGAGAGCGTGCGGATCAGCACGCCGGGGATCACCCTGCGCGGCTCCGGCGACGGCACCGTCGTCATGCCCGCCGAAGGCCGGGCCGCGTCCGGCGACGACTGCGCGGGGGCCGGCAACGGCATCTGCGTGCTGGGGACGCGGGACGCCACCGTGGACGGGGTGACCATCAGGTCCCTGCGCGTCACCGGGTTCGACCGCAGCGGCGTCTGGGCGTCCTGGACCGACCGGCTGACCGTGCGGTCGGTGACCGCCGACGCGAACGGCGTCTGGGGCATCGCGCAGCAGCGGTCCACCCGCTCCGACATCCGGGACAGCACCGCCCGCTCCAACGGCGACGCGGGCGTGTTCGTCGCCAACAGCGTGGACGAGGAGGGCGGCGCCACCGACACCGGCGGCACCCGGGTCCGGGGCAACACGCTGAGCGACAACCGGATCGGGTTCACCGCGCGGCGGGTGCGCAACCTGTCCGTGCGGGACAACACCGTCACCGCCAACTGCAGCGGGATGTTCGTCGTGGGCGACGAGGGCACCCCGCAGGCCGGTGACATGGCGGTGCGCGCCAACCGGATCACCGGCAACAACAAGTTCTGTGCCGCCACCGACCGGCTGCCCGCGATCCAGGGTTCCGGGATCGTGCTGACCGGCGCCGCGGCCACCGAGGTGCGGTCCAACGTGATCCGCGACAACGTGGGCGACACCCCGCTGTCGGGCGGTGTCGTGCTGTTCAAGAGCTTCGTGGGCGCGAAGAACAACGACAACACCGTCAGCGGCAACGTGGTCCTCGGCAACCGGCCGGCGGATCTGGCCGACCGGGACACCGGCACGGGCAACCGGTTCACCGGCAATGTCTGCACGACCTCCGCACCGGCCGGGATGTGCTGA
- a CDS encoding methyltransferase, whose product MTTVSTTPGTTPVQPLPTPQPAMRLREIVFGAARSAALRACARLGVADALGETPQTPERLAAAVGTEAGPLRRLLRALACYGVFTEHADGTFAHTDMSRLLREDDPHSLRAITLWCTEPWTWQVWPRLEDAVRSGSNVFEDVFGKEFFDYLHQDAHESAQVFNEAMTTSSVQSALDVAALLDLTGVSVVADIGGGQGHVLAGLLEKYPSLSGTLMDLPGVVARADGRLREGGALAGRASIVAGDCREGIPVAADLYIIKNILEWDDDSTRRALRAVVRAARPGARVVVIENLVDDTPSMRFTSAMDLLLLLNVGGAKHTRQSLVDRLSDAGLRIDAVRPVNPYLHAFECVVPD is encoded by the coding sequence ATGACCACCGTGAGCACGACCCCCGGCACCACTCCCGTCCAGCCCCTTCCCACCCCGCAGCCGGCGATGCGGCTGCGCGAGATCGTGTTCGGCGCGGCCCGCTCCGCCGCCCTGCGCGCCTGCGCCCGCCTCGGCGTCGCCGACGCGCTGGGCGAGACGCCCCAGACCCCGGAGCGGCTGGCGGCGGCGGTGGGCACCGAGGCCGGCCCGCTGCGGCGGCTGCTGCGGGCCCTGGCCTGCTACGGCGTCTTCACGGAGCACGCCGACGGCACTTTCGCGCACACCGACATGTCCCGGCTGCTGCGCGAGGACGACCCGCACAGTCTGCGGGCCATCACGCTGTGGTGCACCGAGCCCTGGACGTGGCAGGTGTGGCCGCGTCTGGAGGACGCGGTGCGCTCCGGCTCCAATGTGTTCGAGGACGTCTTCGGCAAGGAGTTCTTCGACTACCTGCACCAGGACGCCCACGAGTCGGCGCAGGTGTTCAACGAGGCGATGACCACCTCCAGCGTGCAGTCGGCGCTGGACGTGGCCGCGCTGCTCGACCTCACCGGGGTCTCGGTGGTCGCGGACATCGGCGGCGGCCAGGGGCATGTGCTGGCCGGTCTGCTGGAGAAGTACCCGTCGCTCAGCGGCACCCTGATGGATCTGCCGGGCGTGGTCGCGCGGGCCGACGGGCGGCTGCGGGAGGGCGGGGCGCTCGCCGGGCGGGCGTCGATCGTGGCCGGGGACTGCCGCGAGGGCATTCCGGTGGCCGCCGACCTCTACATCATCAAGAACATCCTGGAGTGGGACGACGACAGCACCCGCCGGGCGCTGCGCGCCGTCGTCCGGGCGGCCCGGCCCGGTGCCCGGGTCGTCGTGATCGAGAACCTGGTGGACGACACCCCGTCGATGCGGTTCACCAGCGCGATGGACCTGCTGCTGCTCCTGAACGTGGGCGGCGCCAAGCACACCCGGCAGAGTCTGGTGGACCGGCTGTCCGACGCGGGCCTGCGCATCGACGCGGTCCGGCCGGTCAACCCGTATCTGCACGCCTTCGAGTGCGTGGTCCCGGACTGA
- a CDS encoding TcmI family type II polyketide cyclase, producing MHHALIVARMAPGSAPDIAELFAASDNSELPHLVGVTRRKLFQFGDVYLHMIESEKPPGPEIAKVTGHPEFKAISERLTAFVSPYDPETWRGPKDAMAREFYRWERGATA from the coding sequence ATGCACCACGCCCTGATCGTCGCCCGGATGGCGCCGGGATCGGCCCCGGACATCGCGGAGCTGTTCGCCGCGTCCGACAACAGCGAACTACCGCACCTGGTGGGTGTCACCCGCCGCAAGCTGTTCCAGTTCGGCGATGTCTACCTGCACATGATCGAGTCCGAGAAACCACCGGGCCCGGAGATCGCCAAGGTGACCGGGCACCCGGAGTTCAAGGCCATCAGCGAACGGCTCACCGCCTTCGTCAGCCCCTACGACCCCGAGACCTGGCGCGGGCCCAAGGACGCGATGGCCCGGGAGTTCTACCGCTGGGAGCGCGGCGCCACCGCGTGA
- a CDS encoding SRPBCC family protein, translated as MSGHTENEIVIAAPLDLVWEMTNDLENWPQLFSEYAAVEVLERDGERTAFRLTMHPDDNGKVWSWVSERTTDRPGRTVRARRVEPGPFQHMDIRWQYAEVPGGTRMHWQQDFAMRPDAPVDDDWMTDNINRNSKIQMELIRQKIEQRDRERRSAAVPAN; from the coding sequence GTGTCCGGACACACCGAGAACGAGATCGTCATCGCCGCCCCCCTGGACCTCGTCTGGGAGATGACGAACGACCTGGAGAACTGGCCGCAGCTCTTCAGTGAGTACGCGGCCGTGGAGGTCCTGGAACGGGACGGCGAGCGCACCGCCTTCCGTCTGACCATGCACCCCGACGACAACGGCAAGGTGTGGAGCTGGGTCTCCGAGCGCACCACCGACCGTCCGGGCCGCACCGTACGGGCCCGCCGCGTCGAGCCCGGACCGTTCCAGCACATGGACATCCGCTGGCAGTACGCCGAGGTGCCCGGCGGCACCCGCATGCACTGGCAGCAGGACTTCGCGATGCGCCCCGACGCACCGGTCGACGACGACTGGATGACCGACAACATCAACCGGAACTCCAAGATCCAGATGGAGCTGATCCGGCAGAAGATCGAGCAGCGCGACCGCGAGCGCCGCTCCGCCGCCGTCCCGGCCAACTGA
- a CDS encoding acyl carrier protein, with protein MTERLTYEELATLMKKGAGLSVDPREMENRSDTAFDEFGLDSLGLLGIVGVLENRHGRPLPADADRCRTPREFLDLVNNSLMTGA; from the coding sequence ATGACCGAACGACTGACGTACGAAGAGCTCGCCACCCTGATGAAGAAGGGTGCCGGACTCTCCGTCGACCCCCGCGAGATGGAGAACCGCTCCGACACCGCCTTCGACGAGTTCGGCCTGGACTCGCTGGGCCTCCTCGGCATCGTCGGCGTACTGGAGAACCGGCACGGCCGGCCGCTGCCGGCCGACGCGGACCGGTGCAGGACGCCCCGCGAGTTCCTCGACCTCGTCAACAACAGCCTCATGACAGGAGCCTGA
- a CDS encoding beta-ketoacyl synthase N-terminal-like domain-containing protein, with protein sequence MSTRKARRTVVTGIGVVAPNGTSTEAFWKRTQEGMSVLDRVTREGCEDLPLRVAGEVRGFDPVALIEERYLVQTDRFTHFAMAAADMALDDARLGRADYEDRPFGVGVVTAAGSGGGEFGQRELQRLWGQGSTYVGPYQSIAWFYAASTGQISIRGGFKGPCAVVAADEAGGLDALAHADRSVRRGTDAVVVGAAEAPLAPYSVVCQLGYRDLSAADDPTRAYRPFTSDACGFVPAEGGAMFVVEEESVARDRGARVRAEIAGHAATFTTAAHWEESREGLAHAIEGALREAGCAPDEVDVVFADALGSPAADRAEALALADALGPHSRRVPVTAPKTGIGRAYCGGPVLDAAAAVLAMEDGLVPPTPNVFEVCHDLDVVTGRARPAELRTALVLSRGLMGSNAALVLRRPS encoded by the coding sequence ATGAGCACCCGAAAGGCCCGGCGCACCGTTGTCACCGGCATCGGCGTCGTCGCCCCCAACGGCACGAGCACCGAAGCCTTCTGGAAGCGCACCCAGGAAGGCATGAGCGTCCTGGACCGGGTCACCCGCGAGGGGTGCGAGGACCTGCCGCTGCGCGTCGCGGGCGAGGTCCGCGGCTTCGACCCGGTCGCGCTCATCGAGGAGCGCTACCTCGTCCAGACCGACCGGTTCACGCACTTCGCCATGGCCGCCGCCGACATGGCCCTGGACGACGCCCGGCTCGGCCGCGCCGACTACGAGGACCGGCCGTTCGGCGTGGGCGTGGTCACCGCGGCCGGCTCCGGCGGCGGCGAGTTCGGCCAGCGCGAACTCCAGCGGCTGTGGGGCCAGGGCTCCACCTACGTCGGCCCCTACCAGTCGATCGCCTGGTTCTACGCGGCGAGCACCGGCCAGATCTCCATCCGGGGCGGCTTCAAGGGACCGTGCGCGGTGGTGGCCGCCGACGAGGCGGGCGGCCTCGACGCGCTGGCGCACGCCGACCGCTCCGTGCGGCGCGGCACCGACGCGGTCGTGGTCGGCGCGGCGGAAGCCCCGCTCGCCCCCTACTCCGTGGTCTGCCAGCTCGGCTACCGCGACCTGAGCGCGGCCGATGACCCGACGCGGGCCTACCGCCCCTTCACCTCGGACGCCTGCGGATTCGTGCCCGCCGAGGGCGGCGCGATGTTCGTGGTCGAGGAGGAGTCGGTGGCCCGTGACCGCGGCGCCCGGGTCCGGGCGGAGATCGCGGGCCACGCCGCGACCTTCACCACCGCCGCGCACTGGGAGGAGTCCCGCGAGGGCCTCGCCCACGCCATCGAGGGCGCGCTGCGGGAGGCCGGCTGCGCACCCGACGAGGTCGACGTCGTCTTCGCGGACGCGCTGGGCTCGCCGGCCGCCGACCGGGCCGAGGCGCTGGCACTGGCCGACGCGCTGGGCCCGCACAGCAGACGCGTCCCCGTCACCGCCCCCAAGACGGGCATCGGCCGCGCCTACTGCGGGGGGCCCGTCCTGGACGCGGCCGCCGCCGTCCTGGCCATGGAGGACGGCCTCGTGCCGCCCACGCCCAACGTCTTCGAGGTCTGCCACGACCTCGACGTCGTCACCGGCCGGGCCCGCCCCGCCGAGCTGCGCACCGCGCTCGTGCTCAGCCGCGGCCTCATGGGCTCGAACGCGGCCCTGGTACTGCGGCGCCCCTCGTGA
- a CDS encoding beta-ketoacyl-[acyl-carrier-protein] synthase family protein produces the protein MTRRVAVTGVGVVAPGGIGAPAFWDLLSNGRTATRGITLFDPAGFRSRIAAECDFDPAAHGLDDEDTARADRYVQFAMVAAREALADAGLDPEHTDPWRMGVSLGTAVGGTTRLEHDYVAVSEHGTRWDVDHRRADRHLERAFSPSTLASAVAEQVGAHGPVQTVSTGCTSGLDAIGYAFHSIEEGRVDVCVAGASDSPITPITVACFDAIKATSPNNDDPEHASRPFDARRDGFVMGEGGAVLVLEELEHARARGATVYCEIAGYATFGNAYHMTGLTPEGLEMAAAIESALGHARIAPQDVDYVNAHGSGTKQNDRHETAAVKRALGAHARKVPMSSIKSMVGHSLGAIGAIEIAACVLALVNQTVPPTANYRNPDPECDLDYVPRTARPLKLRSVLSVGSGFGGFQSAVALTRGRT, from the coding sequence ATGACCCGGCGCGTGGCGGTCACCGGGGTCGGTGTCGTCGCACCGGGCGGCATCGGCGCACCGGCCTTCTGGGACCTGCTCTCCAACGGCCGCACCGCGACCCGTGGCATCACCCTCTTCGACCCGGCGGGCTTCCGCTCCCGGATCGCCGCCGAGTGCGACTTCGACCCGGCGGCCCACGGCCTGGACGACGAGGACACCGCCCGCGCGGACCGCTATGTGCAGTTCGCGATGGTCGCCGCCCGCGAGGCGCTCGCCGACGCCGGACTGGACCCGGAGCACACCGACCCGTGGCGGATGGGCGTCTCCCTCGGCACCGCCGTCGGCGGCACCACCCGCCTCGAACACGACTACGTCGCCGTCAGCGAGCACGGCACCCGCTGGGACGTGGACCACCGCCGGGCCGACCGCCACCTGGAGCGCGCCTTCTCGCCCAGCACCCTGGCCTCGGCCGTCGCCGAACAGGTCGGCGCGCACGGCCCCGTGCAGACCGTCTCGACCGGCTGCACCTCCGGCCTGGACGCCATCGGCTACGCCTTCCACTCCATCGAGGAGGGACGCGTCGACGTCTGCGTCGCCGGGGCGTCGGACTCGCCGATCACCCCGATCACCGTGGCCTGCTTCGACGCCATCAAGGCGACCTCCCCCAACAACGACGACCCGGAGCACGCCTCCCGGCCCTTCGACGCCCGCCGCGACGGCTTCGTCATGGGCGAGGGCGGCGCCGTACTCGTCCTGGAGGAGCTGGAGCACGCCAGGGCCCGCGGCGCGACCGTGTACTGCGAGATAGCCGGCTACGCGACCTTCGGCAACGCGTACCACATGACCGGGCTCACCCCCGAGGGCCTGGAGATGGCCGCGGCCATCGAGAGCGCGCTCGGCCACGCCCGGATCGCCCCGCAGGACGTCGACTACGTCAACGCGCACGGCTCGGGCACCAAGCAGAACGACCGGCACGAGACCGCCGCCGTCAAACGCGCGCTCGGCGCCCACGCCCGCAAGGTGCCGATGAGCTCCATCAAGTCGATGGTGGGCCACTCCCTGGGCGCGATCGGGGCGATAGAGATCGCCGCCTGCGTCCTGGCCCTGGTCAACCAGACGGTGCCGCCCACGGCGAACTACCGGAACCCGGACCCGGAGTGCGACCTCGACTACGTGCCGCGCACCGCCCGCCCGCTGAAGCTGCGCAGCGTCCTGTCGGTCGGCAGTGGCTTCGGCGGCTTCCAGTCCGCGGTGGCCCTGACCCGAGGGAGGACATGA
- a CDS encoding cupin domain-containing protein, whose product MTTHRPRIVDLSETQPNRRRGGDLRALLTPTAVGATSGFMGLAIVEPGDRIGEHYHPYSEEFVYVVQGLLEVDLDGETHAMRPDQGLLIPPHVRHRFRNVGDTEARMVFHLGPLAPRPELGHVDTEVTETAERGAPPERTEAAS is encoded by the coding sequence ATGACCACCCACCGGCCACGCATCGTGGACCTCAGTGAGACCCAGCCCAACCGCAGGCGCGGAGGCGACCTGCGCGCCCTGCTCACCCCGACCGCGGTGGGCGCCACCAGCGGCTTCATGGGGCTGGCCATCGTCGAGCCCGGCGACCGCATCGGCGAGCACTACCACCCGTACTCGGAGGAGTTCGTGTACGTCGTGCAGGGGCTCCTGGAGGTCGACCTGGACGGGGAGACGCACGCCATGCGCCCCGACCAGGGCCTGCTCATCCCCCCGCACGTGCGCCACCGCTTCCGCAACGTCGGCGACACCGAGGCCCGCATGGTCTTCCACCTCGGCCCGCTCGCGCCCCGCCCCGAACTCGGCCACGTCGACACCGAGGTGACCGAGACCGCCGAGCGGGGTGCCCCGCCAGAACGAACCGAGGCCGCGTCATGA
- a CDS encoding SchA/CurD-like domain-containing protein — MTTTLSERISQSAFDGSRLRVVLLLDLHDGAQKQFLEAYEHMRNQVASVPGHISDQLCQSIENPSQWLITSEWESAPPFLAWVNSEEHVATVQPLHSCVRDTRSLRFSVLRETGQGFETVPDPVRGGLQTSPRLGDGVVRHALTFTVKPGTEDIVARHLAAYESPRSRVDDHTRLRRTSLFMHGNRVVRAVEVEGDLMAALRHVSRQPEIRAVEEAINPYLEQDRDLADPDSARMFFTRAALPTVHHVSAGRHDPGTLHRHAVFYRAKEGCGMALARLLAGHDEEAADDTASTIDSSTIFQRDDVVVRLLEVSGPLDAQPAQALGIHGPGKAARLARLLDGPASTVPANDQDAARLLARSEMRLITDRRAADS, encoded by the coding sequence ATGACCACCACCCTCTCGGAACGGATCTCACAATCCGCCTTCGACGGATCGAGGCTGCGCGTCGTGCTGCTGCTCGACCTGCACGACGGCGCCCAGAAGCAGTTCCTGGAGGCGTACGAGCACATGCGCAACCAGGTCGCCTCCGTCCCCGGCCACATCAGCGACCAGCTGTGCCAGTCCATCGAGAACCCCTCGCAGTGGCTGATCACCAGCGAATGGGAGAGCGCCCCGCCCTTCCTCGCCTGGGTCAACAGCGAGGAGCACGTCGCGACCGTACAGCCCCTGCACAGCTGCGTACGCGACACCCGCTCGCTGCGCTTCAGCGTCCTGCGCGAGACCGGCCAGGGCTTCGAGACCGTCCCCGACCCGGTCAGGGGCGGCCTCCAGACCTCGCCGCGCCTCGGCGACGGCGTCGTACGCCACGCGCTCACCTTCACCGTGAAGCCGGGCACCGAGGACATCGTCGCCCGGCACCTCGCCGCCTACGAGTCGCCCCGCTCCCGGGTGGACGACCACACCCGGCTGCGCCGCACCTCGCTGTTCATGCACGGCAACCGGGTCGTCCGCGCCGTCGAGGTCGAGGGCGACCTCATGGCCGCGCTGCGCCACGTCTCCCGCCAGCCCGAGATCCGCGCCGTCGAGGAGGCCATCAACCCCTACCTCGAACAGGACCGGGACCTCGCCGACCCCGACTCCGCCCGGATGTTCTTCACCCGCGCGGCCCTGCCCACCGTGCACCACGTCTCGGCCGGCCGCCACGACCCCGGCACCCTGCACCGCCACGCCGTGTTCTACCGGGCCAAGGAGGGCTGCGGCATGGCCCTGGCCCGGCTGCTGGCCGGACACGACGAGGAGGCCGCCGACGACACCGCCAGCACCATCGACAGCAGCACGATCTTCCAGCGCGACGACGTCGTCGTCCGCCTCCTGGAGGTCAGCGGCCCGCTCGACGCACAGCCCGCCCAGGCCCTCGGCATCCACGGCCCCGGCAAGGCGGCCCGGCTGGCCCGGCTCCTGGACGGCCCGGCGAGCACCGTCCCGGCCAACGACCAGGACGCCGCCCGCCTCCTCGCCCGGTCCGAGATGCGGCTGATCACCGACCGGAGGGCCGCGGATTCCTGA
- a CDS encoding FAD-dependent oxidoreductase, giving the protein MNENVDLHVPVLIVGGSLVGLSASLFLGRLGVEHLLVEKHAATSTHPRGRGNNVRTMEVFRRAGVERQIREAASVLADNHGILQAGSLTGDDQEWLLREIDPGGALARISPTGWCLCSQNDLEPVLLERAREQGGDLRFSTELLSFDPDASGVSAVLKNRETGEHTTVRADYLIAADGPRSPVREQLGIGRSGAGDLFHNVSVTFRSRGLAEVLGERRFIVCYLTNPEAEGALLPVDNEREWVFHAPWQPDRGETLEDFTDERCARHIRTAVGAPDIDVEITGKAPWHAAERVAERYGRGRVFLAGDSAHEMSPTGAFGSNTGIQDAHNLAWKLAAVLRGEAGRGLLETYGQERLPVARATGERASARSGEHSHPGYAPPPSVGGGKRGGMLNVALGYRYVAGAVLGVPADAAVVPDGMRLTGEPGSRAPHMWLRRGGERISTLDLYERSFVLLADGSDTVWRRAASEVADRLGVRMEAYGIGAGAELEPEDGADWAGAHGTGRDGAVLVRPDGFVAWRAPSAAEDAAATLHEVLVTLLRRD; this is encoded by the coding sequence ATGAACGAGAACGTCGATCTCCATGTACCGGTCCTCATCGTGGGCGGCTCGCTGGTGGGGCTGTCCGCTTCCCTCTTCCTCGGCCGGCTCGGCGTCGAGCACCTGCTGGTCGAGAAGCACGCGGCCACCTCGACGCATCCGCGTGGCCGGGGCAACAACGTGCGGACGATGGAGGTTTTCCGCAGGGCGGGGGTGGAGCGGCAGATCCGCGAGGCGGCCTCGGTGCTGGCGGACAACCACGGCATCCTGCAGGCGGGTTCGCTGACCGGGGACGACCAGGAGTGGCTGCTGCGCGAGATCGATCCGGGCGGGGCGCTCGCCCGGATCAGCCCGACGGGCTGGTGCCTGTGCAGCCAGAACGACCTGGAACCGGTGCTGCTGGAGCGGGCGCGGGAGCAGGGCGGCGATCTGCGGTTCTCGACGGAGCTGCTGTCCTTCGACCCGGACGCCTCGGGTGTCTCGGCGGTGCTGAAGAACCGGGAGACCGGTGAGCACACGACCGTGCGGGCGGACTATCTGATCGCGGCGGACGGGCCGCGCAGTCCGGTCCGCGAGCAGCTGGGGATCGGCCGTTCGGGGGCGGGCGACCTGTTCCACAACGTGAGCGTCACCTTCCGGTCGCGCGGGCTGGCGGAGGTGCTGGGTGAGCGGCGTTTCATCGTGTGCTATCTGACGAACCCGGAGGCGGAGGGCGCTCTGCTGCCGGTGGACAACGAGCGGGAGTGGGTGTTCCACGCGCCGTGGCAGCCGGACCGGGGCGAGACGCTGGAGGACTTCACGGACGAGCGGTGCGCGCGCCACATCCGTACCGCGGTGGGCGCGCCGGACATCGATGTGGAGATCACCGGGAAGGCGCCGTGGCACGCGGCCGAGCGGGTGGCCGAGCGGTATGGGCGGGGGCGGGTGTTCCTGGCCGGTGACTCGGCGCACGAGATGTCGCCGACCGGGGCGTTCGGTTCGAACACCGGTATCCAGGACGCGCACAACCTGGCGTGGAAGCTGGCCGCGGTGCTGCGGGGCGAGGCGGGGCGGGGGCTGCTGGAGACGTACGGGCAGGAGCGGCTCCCGGTGGCGCGGGCGACCGGTGAGCGGGCGTCCGCGCGGTCCGGGGAGCACAGCCACCCCGGCTACGCGCCGCCGCCGTCGGTGGGCGGGGGCAAGCGGGGCGGGATGCTGAACGTGGCGCTGGGCTACCGGTATGTGGCGGGCGCGGTGCTGGGGGTGCCGGCGGACGCGGCGGTGGTGCCGGACGGGATGCGGCTGACGGGCGAACCGGGCAGCCGGGCGCCGCACATGTGGCTGCGCCGGGGCGGGGAGCGGATCTCCACGCTGGATCTGTACGAGCGCTCGTTCGTGCTGCTCGCGGACGGCTCCGACACGGTGTGGCGGCGGGCGGCGTCGGAGGTCGCGGACCGGCTGGGGGTGCGGATGGAGGCGTACGGCATCGGCGCGGGCGCTGAGCTGGAGCCGGAGGACGGGGCGGACTGGGCCGGGGCGCACGGGACCGGCCGGGACGGCGCGGTCCTGGTGCGTCCCGACGGGTTCGTCGCCTGGCGTGCCCCGTCGGCCGCCGAGGACGCCGCGGCGACGCTGCACGAGGTTCTGGTGACGCTGCTGCGCCGGGACTGA
- a CDS encoding alpha/beta fold hydrolase, which produces MPTFHTYDGTELAYRIAGEGAPLICLPGGAMRASAYLGTLGGLAARRRLILLDPRGTGDSAAPEDPATYRCDRQTDDIEALRTHLGLDRVDLLAHSAAGDLAALYAARHPHRLRNLVLVAPTTRAAGLPAAGREARETAALRGPEPWYEDALAALEEIWAGRPSDELRARTRPFLYARWGTAERAHAAASDAQINAEAAARYAGPGAFDPAATVPALRTLRAPVLVLAGEYDTVTPPGRAAGLAALFPHAEFAVQRGAAHFPWIDDAGAFARTVEAFLDPEVHSVLAGGTRLAYRVWGDPAAPPVVLAHGRCGDSRDWAGIAARLAATHRVYAFDFRGHGLSDWPGRYSLELFRDDLHGFLEARNLAGATVVGHSMGGAASYLLAGRHPGLIGRLVLEEAPLPVPLDPPRPVPVHPGGETDFDWPLVPAVDAQLNAPDPASLELLGAITAPTLVIGGGPRSQIRQEDMAALARRIPGARLVTLDAGHLVHTERPEEFLAALRSFGIG; this is translated from the coding sequence ATGCCGACCTTCCACACGTACGACGGAACCGAGCTGGCCTACCGCATCGCGGGGGAGGGAGCGCCGCTGATCTGCCTGCCGGGCGGAGCCATGCGGGCGAGCGCCTACCTCGGCACCCTCGGCGGCCTCGCCGCCCGCCGGCGGCTGATCCTCCTCGACCCGCGCGGCACCGGCGACTCCGCCGCCCCCGAGGACCCCGCCACCTACCGCTGCGACCGGCAGACCGACGACATCGAGGCCCTGCGCACCCACCTCGGCCTCGACCGCGTCGACCTGCTCGCCCACTCCGCGGCCGGCGACCTCGCCGCGCTCTACGCCGCCCGCCACCCGCACCGGCTGCGCAACCTCGTCCTGGTCGCCCCCACCACCCGCGCCGCCGGCCTGCCCGCCGCCGGCCGCGAGGCCCGCGAGACGGCCGCCCTGCGCGGCCCGGAACCCTGGTACGAGGACGCGCTCGCCGCCCTGGAGGAGATCTGGGCCGGCCGGCCGAGCGACGAACTGCGCGCCAGGACCCGGCCGTTCCTGTACGCCCGCTGGGGCACCGCCGAACGCGCGCACGCGGCCGCCTCCGACGCGCAGATCAACGCCGAGGCCGCCGCCCGCTACGCCGGCCCGGGCGCCTTCGACCCGGCCGCCACCGTCCCCGCCCTGCGCACCCTCCGGGCCCCCGTCCTCGTCCTGGCAGGCGAGTACGACACCGTCACCCCGCCCGGCCGGGCCGCCGGACTGGCCGCGCTCTTCCCGCACGCGGAGTTCGCCGTGCAGCGCGGCGCCGCCCACTTCCCGTGGATCGACGACGCCGGAGCCTTCGCCCGCACCGTCGAGGCGTTCCTCGACCCCGAGGTGCACAGCGTCCTGGCCGGCGGCACCCGGCTCGCGTACCGCGTCTGGGGCGACCCCGCCGCACCGCCCGTCGTCCTCGCCCACGGCCGCTGCGGCGACAGCCGCGACTGGGCCGGGATCGCCGCCCGGCTCGCCGCCACCCACCGCGTGTACGCCTTCGACTTCCGCGGCCACGGCCTCAGCGACTGGCCCGGCCGCTACAGCCTCGAACTGTTCCGCGACGACCTGCACGGCTTCCTGGAGGCCCGCAACCTCGCCGGCGCCACCGTCGTCGGGCACTCCATGGGCGGCGCCGCCTCCTACCTGCTCGCCGGCCGCCACCCCGGCCTCATCGGGCGCCTGGTCCTGGAGGAGGCGCCGCTGCCCGTCCCGCTCGACCCGCCGCGCCCCGTCCCCGTGCACCCCGGCGGCGAGACGGACTTCGACTGGCCCCTCGTCCCGGCCGTCGACGCCCAGCTCAACGCCCCGGACCCGGCGTCGCTGGAACTCCTCGGCGCCATCACCGCCCCCACCCTCGTCATCGGCGGCGGACCCCGCAGCCAGATCCGGCAGGAGGACATGGCCGCGCTCGCCCGCCGCATCCCCGGCGCCCGGCTCGTCACCCTCGACGCCGGACATCTCGTACACACCGAACGACCGGAGGAATTCCTCGCGGCCCTCCGGTCGTTCGGTATCGGCTGA